The Montipora capricornis isolate CH-2021 chromosome 3, ASM3666992v2, whole genome shotgun sequence genome window below encodes:
- the LOC138039748 gene encoding complexin-like, with product MNSIAKAAVSSKFSSVSKSLGFDDKDSVEGEGPSAKELRKFEEENAAARAKLQEQHAKRHAEREKKREEIRAKYGIRERQGKGNQSRKTRRNTNEIEKEDTSAKKMKNSGGEEKQCNTM from the coding sequence ATGAACTCCATAGCTAAAGCTGCCGTATCAAGCAAGTTCTCGTCTGTTAGCAAAAGCTTGGGTTTCGATGACAAAGACAGTGTGGAAGGCGAAGGACCATCAGCTAAAGAGCTACGCAAATTCGAGGAGGAAAATGCTGCAGCGAGAGCTAAGTTACAGGAACAGCATGCAAAACGACACGCAGAGAGAGAAAAGAAACGGGAAGAAATTAGGGCAAAATACGGAATTAGAGAAAGGCAGGGAAAAGGCAATCAAAgtagaaaaacaagaagaaacacAAATGAAATCGAGAAGGAAGACACGAGtgcgaagaaaatgaaaaatagtgGGGGAGAAGAAAAACAGTGTAATACAATGTAA